In Blautia wexlerae DSM 19850, a single window of DNA contains:
- a CDS encoding single-stranded DNA-binding protein: MSSIIIVTGRVTADPVMQQAKNSGTEYISLGLATNQRGQSGKEEPIFYQCYCNKFLADRLIKAGVKKSTCLMVYGDLELHPYIHQKGNNAGQAAITPQIMVKDWQFLPANRNDTNAATPVPGNPMVGNPNVPPVPANGATYNGNPGMNPSGTVPTGAMPVNNNMMPQAAQQMSYAPAGGSAYAPQGFTAGNVSGDGFTNIPENTPPQQLPFP, from the coding sequence ATGTCATCTATTATCATTGTAACAGGAAGGGTAACTGCCGATCCGGTTATGCAACAAGCAAAGAATTCCGGAACTGAATACATCAGTCTGGGGCTTGCTACCAACCAGAGAGGTCAAAGCGGAAAGGAAGAACCCATCTTCTATCAGTGTTACTGCAACAAGTTTCTTGCAGATCGACTGATAAAAGCCGGTGTCAAAAAATCAACGTGTCTCATGGTCTACGGAGATTTAGAACTCCATCCGTATATTCACCAGAAAGGCAATAATGCAGGTCAAGCAGCTATCACGCCGCAAATTATGGTAAAGGACTGGCAGTTCTTACCTGCGAATCGTAATGATACCAATGCAGCAACACCTGTACCGGGGAATCCAATGGTCGGAAATCCAAATGTTCCACCAGTACCAGCAAACGGTGCTACTTATAATGGAAACCCGGGAATGAATCCTTCCGGTACCGTGCCTACTGGCGCAATGCCAGTCAATAACAATATGATGCCACAGGCCGCCCAACAGATGTCTTATGCTCCTGCAGGGGGATCGGCTTATGCACCACAGGGATTTACGGCTGGCAATGTGTCAGGTGATGGATTTACCAATATTCCGGAAAATACACCACCACAGCAACTTCCATTCCCGTAA
- a CDS encoding radical SAM/SPASM domain-containing protein yields the protein MKLSRYNIEKKEDKSCLIYNTVTSAILELDTDYEKSYYEMKEGKKCSKPDLESALLEGGMLVEDDKDEFAELLIRNKIERFADSNLTLTIAPTMACNFCCPYCYEKGREYITMSETVQDQLTSQLKEKYQHIHELTVSWYGGEPLLAIETIEKLTKKIKSVLPLGCKYNADMVTNGYKLTRRVAEKLKDMDIHYIQVTLDGSKQAHDSRRILHNHQPTFEHILDNIRECADILNISIRINVDKTNINEATEIFDWLERYGLKGRVGYYLAPVDDINGVCNNHICMERPQYAKEEIAFYKEGIKRGFMYQGVKPSNYGVCGAISLNSFVIGPDGALYKCWNDIGYSERSIGNLEKGIKLTNKFVEWLSYDVVKDQECKDCSFFPVCYGGCAAYKNKICSSVKWNAEEMLELMKEMAQ from the coding sequence ATGAAATTATCAAGATACAATATAGAGAAAAAAGAAGATAAAAGTTGTTTGATTTACAATACGGTCACATCTGCAATACTGGAATTAGATACTGATTATGAAAAATCATATTATGAAATGAAAGAAGGGAAAAAATGTTCAAAGCCTGATTTAGAGTCAGCATTATTAGAGGGTGGTATGCTAGTTGAAGATGATAAAGATGAATTTGCAGAATTGCTTATAAGAAATAAAATAGAAAGGTTTGCGGATTCAAATCTTACATTAACTATTGCCCCAACTATGGCATGTAATTTTTGTTGTCCCTATTGCTATGAAAAAGGGAGAGAATATATTACTATGTCTGAGACTGTTCAGGATCAATTAACATCGCAGCTCAAAGAAAAATATCAGCATATACATGAATTAACGGTATCTTGGTATGGAGGGGAGCCATTATTGGCAATTGAAACTATTGAAAAATTAACCAAAAAGATAAAGTCTGTTTTGCCACTTGGTTGCAAATATAATGCGGATATGGTCACAAATGGTTATAAATTGACTAGAAGAGTAGCTGAAAAATTAAAAGACATGGACATCCACTATATTCAAGTTACTTTAGATGGTTCAAAACAAGCCCATGATAGTAGAAGGATTCTCCATAATCATCAGCCTACCTTCGAACATATATTGGACAATATAAGAGAATGTGCGGATATTTTGAATATTTCGATAAGAATTAATGTTGACAAGACAAATATAAACGAAGCAACAGAAATATTTGATTGGCTAGAAAGATATGGTTTAAAAGGTAGAGTTGGTTATTATTTAGCACCAGTAGATGATATTAATGGAGTATGTAATAATCATATATGTATGGAACGACCACAGTACGCAAAAGAAGAGATTGCGTTTTATAAAGAAGGGATTAAGAGAGGCTTTATGTACCAAGGTGTTAAGCCGAGCAATTATGGTGTATGTGGAGCAATTAGCTTAAATTCATTTGTGATAGGTCCAGATGGAGCGTTGTATAAATGTTGGAATGATATTGGATATAGTGAACGAAGTATCGGTAATTTGGAAAAAGGAATCAAACTTACAAATAAATTTGTAGAATGGCTTTCCTATGATGTCGTAAAGGATCAAGAATGTAAAGATTGTTCATTTTTTCCAGTATGTTATGGTGGGTGTGCTGCTTATAAAAATAAGATTTGTTCTTCAGTAAAATGGAATGCAGAAGAGATGTTGGAGCTGATGAAAGAAATGGCTCAATGA
- a CDS encoding response regulator transcription factor gives MIDILLVEDDKEICFILTELLKRNHYNVSAYHNGIEAIEALSSKKYDLMLLDLMLPDLPGEKILFHLKKHNNSIPVIVISAKNQPEIRINLLRSGADDYITKPFYHEEVLARIESVLRRCSESPQTEYSFKDIRINVDDHKVLVNNTELTLTTTEYNLLQLLIKHPKQTFTKESLYQLIWGKDYISDDNTLNVHISKLRKKLEHIGNQAPYIDTVWGIGYKLHR, from the coding sequence ATGATTGATATATTATTAGTAGAAGATGATAAAGAAATTTGCTTTATTCTTACAGAATTATTAAAAAGAAACCATTACAATGTTTCAGCATATCACAATGGGATAGAAGCAATTGAAGCTCTTTCCTCTAAAAAATATGATTTAATGTTATTAGATTTGATGCTTCCCGATTTGCCTGGTGAAAAAATACTATTTCACCTAAAAAAACACAACAATTCTATTCCAGTTATTGTTATATCTGCCAAAAATCAGCCTGAGATTCGTATAAACCTTCTCCGATCCGGTGCAGATGATTATATAACTAAACCTTTTTATCATGAAGAAGTTCTCGCACGAATAGAAAGTGTTTTGCGCCGTTGCAGCGAAAGTCCCCAAACGGAATATTCCTTTAAAGATATTCGCATAAATGTGGATGATCACAAAGTACTTGTAAATAACACAGAGCTTACTCTGACTACTACCGAATATAACCTCTTACAGCTACTAATCAAACATCCAAAACAGACTTTTACAAAGGAATCTTTATATCAACTTATTTGGGGAAAAGATTATATTTCAGATGATAATACTCTCAATGTCCATATAAGCAAACTAAGAAAAAAACTAGAGCATATAGGAAACCAAGCCCCTTATATCGATACTGTATGGGGAATAGGTTATAAATTACACCGTTAG
- a CDS encoding ABC transporter permease subunit → MRQLKAEYYKMKYSRASKWVLVFMAFIFFIPFVVGNDTLFMTFGDYRNIDSIGWICYIDDMNNIKAAEIARFALSINFFSWIGLIVYITTMVSAEFHQGTIRASVVYGINRTKLFLSKLLVINVHFFILYYIVETALGLGLAWKYGFHYKGEEFLIFIGMVTLNMIAMIGMEAVAVLITVLVKNTGIVAALSCVYFFAGAITYPMVYENFQNQSVLLKAFCVMNPTTYMYNICGYRMTNGIVVGTIMYGMGACLVGIVLMHFALKRQEL, encoded by the coding sequence ATGAGACAGCTTAAAGCAGAGTACTATAAAATGAAATATTCGCGAGCCTCGAAGTGGGTTTTAGTATTTATGGCATTTATTTTTTTTATACCGTTCGTTGTGGGAAATGATACATTGTTTATGACTTTTGGTGATTATAGAAATATAGATAGCATTGGTTGGATTTGCTACATAGACGACATGAATAATATAAAAGCTGCAGAAATCGCAAGATTTGCATTATCAATTAATTTTTTTTCTTGGATTGGATTAATTGTCTATATTACGACAATGGTATCTGCAGAATTTCATCAAGGAACAATAAGAGCTTCTGTCGTATATGGGATAAATCGAACCAAATTATTTTTAAGTAAATTACTGGTGATAAATGTTCACTTTTTTATTCTCTATTATATTGTGGAAACTGCATTAGGCTTAGGATTAGCATGGAAGTATGGTTTTCATTATAAAGGTGAGGAATTTTTGATTTTTATCGGAATGGTTACCTTAAATATGATAGCTATGATTGGAATGGAAGCTGTGGCGGTTTTGATTACGGTTTTAGTAAAGAATACAGGAATTGTGGCAGCTTTATCATGTGTATATTTCTTTGCAGGTGCGATTACTTATCCTATGGTATATGAGAATTTTCAAAATCAATCAGTGCTTCTTAAAGCATTTTGTGTTATGAACCCGACCACTTATATGTATAATATTTGTGGATATCGGATGACAAATGGGATTGTTGTTGGAACTATTATGTATGGTATGGGTGCGTGCCTGGTGGGGATAGTTTTAATGCATTTTGCATTGAAACGTCAAGAACTTTAA
- a CDS encoding ABC transporter ATP-binding protein, with product MKEPEKILEAKDICKAYGKNMVLNQVNLTIKAGEIYGLVGENGAGKSSLMKVITGLTKPTSGEISLFGKKNLEDERNKIGCLIENPALYMDMTARQNLEIQRTQRGIPGKSSIDEVLEIMDLKDAGNKRVKAFSLGMKQRLGIAIALLGRPQLLILDEPINGLDPTKIKYVREVLKNMNEEDGTTILISSHILPELHQLATVYGFIHHGKMLQQITDKELDEKCRRHVHIEVDNVEKASCILDERYPESQIKVYLRNVIKVFGYNKNISDITKELVYGGVGVEKIGYEGEDLEEYYTNLLSEVKSNETA from the coding sequence ATGAAAGAACCCGAAAAAATATTGGAAGCAAAAGATATTTGTAAAGCATACGGAAAAAATATGGTACTTAATCAGGTAAATCTTACGATAAAAGCGGGCGAGATATATGGACTGGTTGGAGAAAATGGTGCAGGAAAAAGTAGCCTGATGAAAGTTATTACAGGACTAACAAAGCCGACTTCAGGTGAGATAAGTTTATTTGGTAAAAAAAATCTTGAAGATGAAAGAAATAAGATAGGATGTTTAATTGAAAATCCAGCTTTGTATATGGACATGACAGCACGCCAAAATTTGGAAATCCAGCGTACTCAACGAGGAATTCCAGGAAAAAGTAGTATTGATGAAGTTCTGGAAATAATGGATTTAAAGGACGCTGGAAATAAAAGAGTGAAGGCTTTTTCTTTAGGGATGAAACAGCGATTAGGAATTGCAATTGCATTGCTTGGTCGCCCACAGTTGCTAATTTTAGATGAACCAATAAATGGCTTAGATCCAACCAAAATTAAATATGTGCGAGAAGTCTTAAAGAATATGAATGAAGAAGATGGTACAACGATACTTATATCCAGTCATATTTTGCCAGAGTTACATCAACTTGCAACTGTATATGGATTTATACATCATGGAAAAATGTTACAACAGATTACAGATAAAGAATTAGATGAGAAATGTCGTCGTCATGTTCATATCGAAGTAGACAATGTGGAAAAGGCTAGTTGTATTTTAGATGAGAGGTATCCAGAAAGTCAAATAAAAGTTTATTTAAGAAATGTGATTAAGGTATTTGGTTATAATAAAAATATTTCTGATATAACAAAAGAATTAGTATATGGAGGAGTTGGTGTAGAAAAAATAGGATATGAAGGAGAAGACTTAGAAGAGTATTACACAAATCTATTATCGGAGGTGAAATCGAATGAGACAGCTTAA
- a CDS encoding IS1182 family transposase, which translates to MMTKNADKKREQMLMFCMDDMVPQNHMLRLIDKAIDWTFIYDLVEDKYCLDNGRPSMDPVMLIKIPMIQYLYGIKSMRQTMKEIEVNVAYRWFLGLDMLDPVPHFSTFGKNYTRRFKDTDLFEQIFSKILEDCMKYKLVDTEQIFVDATHVKACANSKKMRKRIAREQTLWYEKELNKEIKKDRIAHDKKPLKDKKPPKPPLSGNGDADHPQDKEDVSEDVKTQKCSITDPESGWFRKGEHKHVFAYAIETACDKHGWILGYSVHPGNEHDSRTFKSLYDKLKGYQPEMIVADAGYKTPAIAHLLLEDEIKPLFPYKRPMTKEGFFKKYEYAYDEYYDCYICPENKILTYHTTNREGYREYKSCGLFCENCPQISQCTESKDHTKMIMRHVWEEDMEKAEEIRYGIGNKQIYQLRKETIERIFGTAKEQHGFRYTQYIGKARMEMKAGLTFACMNLKKLAKILELRGKIKSSISYIFKNESKYWLYNEKWCWE; encoded by the coding sequence ATGATGACTAAAAATGCAGATAAAAAAAGAGAACAAATGCTTATGTTTTGTATGGATGACATGGTTCCTCAGAATCATATGCTCCGTTTAATTGATAAGGCAATCGATTGGACTTTTATCTATGATCTGGTTGAAGATAAATATTGTTTAGATAATGGGCGACCAAGTATGGATCCTGTAATGCTGATAAAAATACCTATGATTCAATACCTCTATGGAATCAAAAGTATGAGACAGACCATGAAAGAAATCGAAGTTAATGTTGCTTATCGTTGGTTTCTTGGACTGGATATGCTGGATCCAGTCCCGCATTTTTCTACATTTGGAAAGAACTATACCCGCCGATTTAAGGACACGGATCTTTTTGAACAGATTTTTTCGAAGATTCTTGAAGACTGTATGAAATATAAACTTGTTGACACGGAGCAGATATTTGTGGATGCAACGCATGTGAAAGCATGTGCGAATAGTAAAAAAATGAGAAAACGCATTGCACGTGAACAGACACTTTGGTATGAAAAAGAATTAAATAAAGAGATTAAAAAAGACCGAATCGCACATGATAAAAAACCGTTGAAAGATAAGAAACCTCCGAAGCCTCCTTTGTCTGGAAATGGAGATGCAGATCATCCACAAGATAAAGAGGACGTTTCCGAAGATGTAAAAACACAAAAATGTAGCATCACCGATCCAGAAAGTGGATGGTTTCGAAAAGGAGAACACAAACATGTTTTTGCTTATGCAATAGAAACGGCCTGTGATAAACATGGATGGATTCTTGGATATAGTGTACATCCGGGAAATGAACACGACAGCCGAACATTTAAATCGCTGTATGACAAATTAAAAGGATATCAGCCAGAAATGATCGTTGCAGATGCTGGATATAAAACACCGGCGATTGCCCACTTACTATTGGAAGATGAAATTAAACCTTTGTTTCCGTATAAACGGCCAATGACAAAAGAAGGATTTTTCAAGAAATATGAGTATGCCTACGATGAGTATTATGACTGTTATATATGTCCCGAAAATAAAATACTGACTTATCATACTACGAACAGAGAAGGATATCGGGAATATAAAAGTTGTGGACTATTCTGCGAAAACTGTCCACAAATATCCCAATGTACAGAAAGCAAAGACCATACAAAAATGATTATGCGTCATGTATGGGAAGAAGATATGGAAAAAGCAGAAGAGATCAGATATGGGATAGGAAACAAACAAATTTATCAATTGCGAAAAGAAACTATCGAAAGAATCTTTGGAACAGCCAAAGAGCAGCATGGTTTCCGTTATACACAATACATAGGAAAAGCACGGATGGAAATGAAAGCCGGGCTTACCTTTGCATGCATGAATTTGAAAAAACTGGCAAAGATACTGGAACTCCGAGGCAAGATTAAGTCCAGTATTTCTTATATTTTTAAGAATGAGTCGAAATATTGGTTATATAATGAGAAATGGTGCTGGGAATAG